The DNA sequence CTTCGATATGGCAGTTGTCGGCGAAGGAGAAGACACCCTCCGGGAAATTCTCCGCGCTTTCGGGGAAACCGGCTCGCTTTCGGAAACTGCGCCCGGTACAGCCGTACGCATAAATGGCGGCATCCGTGTCAACCCGCCTCGCCCCCTGATCATGGATCTGGATTCCCTGCCCATGCCCGCCTGGCATCTCATCCGGGGCTTTCCGCAGACATTCCGGCCATCTCCCGCCCGGATGAAACGGTTCCCCTGCGCTTCTCTGGTTTTTACCCGGGGGTGTCCGAACCGCTGTCATTTCTGCGATCGCTCGGTATTCGGTAACCGGGTGCGCTCCTACAGTCCCGCAAGGGCGGTCGCCATGCTGAAAGAACTCAGGCAGACCTATGGTGTGAAGGAAATTCTTATCGAGGATGATACTTTTGTCACTTCCAGGACATGGGTCATGGAGTTCTGCGGGAAACTGCTTGCGGAAAATATCGACATCACCTGGTCCTGCCTGGGCAGAGCTGACCGGGTTACTCCCGAAATTCTGAAAATCATGAAACAGGCCGGCTGCTGGCACATATCCTATGGCATCGAAAGCGGAGATGAACAGATACTGAAAAATATGGGAAAAGGTGAAAACCTTTCTCACATCGAAGATGCCGTCCGTCTCAGCCGTGCAGCGGGCATCAAAACCAAGGGATTTTTCATGGTCGGATTCCCGGGCGAAAGCGAAGATTCCCTCCGCCGTACCAGGGAACTGGCCTTAAAGCTGCCGCTCGACGATATATCGGTGATGCAGCTTACCCCCTTCCCGGGGACTGCCATATACTCTTATGCTTCACAGTATGGAACGTTCGAGCGGGACTGGCGGAAAATGAATGTCATCACCACTGTTTTCACGCCGCATGGTTTTACACCCGGAGATATGGAAAAGGCTCGTTCACGCCTTCTTGTCGCTTTCTATCTCCGCCCCGGAATTATTTTGAAAAAATTGGCGGAAGTCACTGCCAGACCCCGTCTTCTTCCTTACATGATTCAGGGTTTTCTGGCTTTTCTGAAAGTTGTGCTATCCACAAAAATCGGGAATAAGAGAAGGAATAACGATACGCATGTGTGAAGCAGTCCCCCTGGTTTCTGTGGTTGTGGTCTGTTTCAACGGACTGGATATTACCCGACAGTGTCTGAAAAGCATCTTCAGTCAGGATTACCAGCCCCTGGAAATAATCGTGGTGGATAACGGTTCGCAGGAGGATATTTCAGGTATGGTATCGAGGGAATTCCCCCGTGCGCGCCTTATCCGGCTCCCGGAAAATATAGGATTCGCCGGGGGCCATAACCGTGGAATTGAGGCGGCGCAGGGAAAGTATGCAGCGATAATCAATAACGACGCGGTGGCTTCTCCTGCTTGGATACGCGCCATGGTTGAAGAAGCGGGAACCGATGAACGAATCGGAGCAGTATCTACGATAATCATGGATGGCAGCCGGCCGGGTTTTCTCGATTCCTGCGGAGTGGGAATCGCCCTTGATGGGATGTCACGCCAGGCGATGAGAGGGATGCGCCCGCCGGTGCTGGAGAGTCCCCGTGAAGTTCTCCTGGCGAGCGGATGCGTCTGTCTTTTCAGAATGGAAGCGCTCCGGATTACCGGCCTTTTCGACGAGTCGTTTTTTGCCTATTGCGAAGATACCGATTTAGGGCTGCGTCTGCGCTGGGCAGGGTATCGGGCGGTCATCGTTCCTGGTGGAGAAGTAACACATTACTCTTCGATGACAGCCGGTAAATTCAGCATCCGGAAAATATTCTGGGTGGAAAGAAACCATTTCTGGGTTGCGGTGAAGAATTTCCCCTGCCCTATTCTCTTCTTGGTGCCCTTTGTCACTGTATGGCGGTTCATGGTGCAAATGTATGCAGTTGCTTCCGATACCGGAGAAGTACGGGGATTTACTGAAAAAACAGGGCTGGGAGAGATCGCAGCCGCTGTTTTAAGAGCACTCTTGGCAGCCCTGGCCGGTATTCCTCTCATGCTGCGGCGGCGGAAAGCGTTAGCCGGGAAAAGGAAAATCAGCAGCCTTCAGATGATGAAACTGATCATGCGATTTCGGATGCCGATAACGGAAATTATCCTGGGAAAGAGTTCAGGATGACACGTGTCATGCCGAACTTGTTGCCGCTTCGCGGGAACGATAAACCGTTTCGGCATCTAATTTGAAAAGATAAGTTTTTACTTCCATCTAACTGGAGCCACCGTTCCCATCAGGGGAAATGCGGCCATGTACAT is a window from the Candidatus Latescibacter sp. genome containing:
- a CDS encoding radical SAM protein, yielding MRLTLVSAPLTMEERYGLFSGAGSSQPSFGLVCLAAAAEQEGVKVSVIDASAESLSKERALQAVLKSGADVVGISSTTAGISASGELAEKIKQARPCSVIIGGSHATAIPEETLTEFPGFDMAVVGEGEDTLREILRAFGETGSLSETAPGTAVRINGGIRVNPPRPLIMDLDSLPMPAWHLIRGFPQTFRPSPARMKRFPCASLVFTRGCPNRCHFCDRSVFGNRVRSYSPARAVAMLKELRQTYGVKEILIEDDTFVTSRTWVMEFCGKLLAENIDITWSCLGRADRVTPEILKIMKQAGCWHISYGIESGDEQILKNMGKGENLSHIEDAVRLSRAAGIKTKGFFMVGFPGESEDSLRRTRELALKLPLDDISVMQLTPFPGTAIYSYASQYGTFERDWRKMNVITTVFTPHGFTPGDMEKARSRLLVAFYLRPGIILKKLAEVTARPRLLPYMIQGFLAFLKVVLSTKIGNKRRNNDTHV
- a CDS encoding glycosyltransferase family 2 protein — encoded protein: MCEAVPLVSVVVVCFNGLDITRQCLKSIFSQDYQPLEIIVVDNGSQEDISGMVSREFPRARLIRLPENIGFAGGHNRGIEAAQGKYAAIINNDAVASPAWIRAMVEEAGTDERIGAVSTIIMDGSRPGFLDSCGVGIALDGMSRQAMRGMRPPVLESPREVLLASGCVCLFRMEALRITGLFDESFFAYCEDTDLGLRLRWAGYRAVIVPGGEVTHYSSMTAGKFSIRKIFWVERNHFWVAVKNFPCPILFLVPFVTVWRFMVQMYAVASDTGEVRGFTEKTGLGEIAAAVLRALLAALAGIPLMLRRRKALAGKRKISSLQMMKLIMRFRMPITEIILGKSSG